A region of Arabidopsis thaliana chromosome 5, partial sequence DNA encodes the following proteins:
- a CDS encoding F-box associated ubiquitination effector family protein (F-box associated ubiquitination effector family protein; CONTAINS InterPro DOMAIN/s: F-box associated domain, type 3 (InterPro:IPR013187), F-box associated interaction domain (InterPro:IPR017451); BEST Arabidopsis thaliana protein match is: F-box and associated interaction domains-containing protein (TAIR:AT2G31470.1); Has 30201 Blast hits to 17322 proteins in 780 species: Archae - 12; Bacteria - 1396; Metazoa - 17338; Fungi - 3422; Plants - 5037; Viruses - 0; Other Eukaryotes - 2996 (source: NCBI BLink).) has translation MSMCIEALGIHTSSSRFGSPAAIVCLRKRQEVALFLEGKEGSGAGYDPVEKQYKVLTWFDGFEEYQVLTLGIGEPSWRNIKCCRPHLHYPLYKGICINGVLYYVGTVTGLLKDFMVVCFDVKYENFRFVEEGDAYLRLVGVTQRNEIVLATCYAVPFYLFYYNMERKTIIRLQIQGMEVFP, from the exons ATGTCGATGTGTATCGAAGCATTGGGCATCCATACTTCGTCCTCCAGATTTGGCTCGCCCGCAGCTATTGTTTGCCTACGTAAAAGACAAGAAGTTGCTCTTTTTCTC GAAGGAAAAGAAGGAAGTGGTGCAG GGTATGATCCTGTTGAGAAACAATACAAGGTATTGACATGGTTTGATGGTTTTGAAGAGTATCAAGTTCTCACATTAGGAATTGGAGAACCGTCATGGAGAAACATCAAATGCTGCAGACCCCATTTACATTATCCTTTGTATAAAGGGATATGCATTAACGGTGTTTTGTATTACGTAGGTACAGTCACTGGGTTGTTAAAGGATTTCATGGTCGTTTGCTTTGATGTTAAGTATGAGAACTTCAGATTCGTTGAAGAAG GGGATGCTTACTTACGCCTTGTTGGAGTGACTCAGAGAAATGAAATTGTGTTGGCGACGTGCTATGCTGTGCCTTTCTACCTCTTCTACTACAATATGGAGAGAAAGACAATCATAAGACTTCAAATCCAAGGAATGGAAGTTTTTCcttaa
- a CDS encoding ethylene-responsive nuclear protein-like protein (ethylene-responsive nuclear protein -related; BEST Arabidopsis thaliana protein match is: ethylene-responsive nuclear protein / ethylene-regulated nuclear protein (ERT2) (TAIR:AT4G20880.1); Has 50 Blast hits to 50 proteins in 16 species: Archae - 0; Bacteria - 2; Metazoa - 0; Fungi - 0; Plants - 41; Viruses - 0; Other Eukaryotes - 7 (source: NCBI BLink).): MSSLPWKKPKSSRILRFISEFQQSPFVETGFPTSLIDLFFKNRDRLKKSPSKRFQRIERQIRTAPNASSLSNQDTIFEKPSRIKTVRSKVEKVNCVKGKSAALKKNAIKNSVFGGSGEVVLMAFKVLIVALLALSTKKKLTLGITLSAFALLLTELVAARVFTRSNNTDKDKNAIAREKIETFDETRVPKAIPCPEETEHVVSETEVSKLKGLTIRDLLSKDEKSTSKSWRLKSKIVKKLRSYNKKDKKTMKIKEESLIEVSSLVLEDKPKKIESERDEEETLNPPVVGSNLNGIVLIVIVLTGLLCGKVLAIVLTLSCLVLRLGAVKKVNLCI; the protein is encoded by the coding sequence ATGTCTTCTCTACCAtggaaaaaaccaaaatcgagTCGAATCTTAAGATTCATTTCTGAGTTTCAACAATCACCGTTCGTTGAAACTGGCTTTCCAACTTCTCTGAtcgatctcttcttcaagaatcGCGATCGTCTAAAAAAATCTCCATCTAAACGCTTCCAACGAATCGAACGCCAGATTCGAACCGCTCCAAACGCTTCTTCGTTGAGTAATCAAGATACGATTTTTGAAAAGCCCTCGAGGATTAAAACCGTTCGAAGTAAGGTCGAGAAAGTTAATTGCGTTAAAGGTAAATCAGCGGCGTTGAAGAAGAACGCGATTAAAAATAGCGTTTTCGGCGGTAGCGGTGAGGTCGTTTTGATGGCGTTTAAGGTTTTGATAGTAGCGTTGCTCGCCTTGAgcacgaagaagaagctcactTTAGGAATCACTCTCTCTGCCTTCGCTCTTCTCTTAACAGAGCTCGTGGCGGCGCGTGTTTTCACGCGCTCTAATAACACCGACAAAGACAAAAACGCGATTGCCCGCGAGAAAATCGAAACTTTTGATGAAACTCGAGTTCCCAAAGCGATTCCATGTCCTGAGGAAACAGAGCATGTAGTATCTGAAACAGAGGTTTCGAAGTTGAAAGGTTTAACGATACGTGATCTGTTGTCAAAGGACGAGAAATCAACAAGTAAAAGTTGGAGACTAAAATCGAAGATTGTGAAGAAGTTGAGGAGTTACAATAAGAAGGAtaagaagacgatgaagatcAAAGAAGAGTCTTTGATTGAAGTCTCGAGTTTGGTTTTAGAAgataaaccaaagaaaattgagtctgagagagacgaagaagaaacgtTGAATCCTCCAGTGGTTGGATCAAACCTGAATGGGATTGTTCTGATCGTGATTGTGCTAACCGGTTTGTTATGTGGGAAGGTCTTAGCTATTGTTCTGACACTATCATGTTTGGTTCTTAGATTAGGAGCAGTCAAAAAAGTTAATCTTtgcatataa
- a CDS encoding FAD-binding Berberine family protein, which produces MLYLCNFKHKKSKTLKMRTLEAFALSLFLVFLVKWVNSDSSSSPSKDQFLSCMSTHSDSSFINPKSFIHKPDSRVYTDFSQSLISQNYRFLTLNFTSQKPILIVTPRTDTEIQRSLLCSRKLGVKVRTKSGGHDYEGLSYLSLHSPFIILDLVNVRSIEINLADETAWVGAGATIGELYYKIAKSSKIHGFPAGTCPSVGVGGHFSGGGFGAMMRKHGLAADNVVDARFVDANGRIYNSRREMGEDLFWAIRGGGAASFGVVLSWKVKLVRVPEKVTCFRRNLPLTQNMTKIVHRWQQIAAELDDNLFIRVIVSISGGSVQTTFQANYLGGIDKLIPLMNQKFPELGLTFQDCSEMTWIDSIMYFNWKKGQPLETLLDRGQRYNDLYFKAKSDFVKNPIPEIGLEGIWTRFHEVESPIMIMEPLGGKMYEIGETETPFPHRRGNLYNIQYMVKWRLKDIGVMEKHVTWMRLLYRYMRVYVSASPRGAYLNYRDLDLGMNRGVNTSFEDAKLWGFRYFGSNFKRLAIVKGKIDPTNFFRNEQSVPPLIV; this is translated from the coding sequence atgCTATATCTCTGTAACTTTAAACacaagaaaagcaaaacactAAAGATGAGAACACTTGAAGCTTTTGCTCTGTCCCtgtttcttgtcttcttaGTAAAATGGGTCAATTCTGACTCTAGTTCTTCTCCTAGTAAAGATCAATTTCTGAGTTGCATGTCGACACATTCTGATTCCAGcttcataaaccctaaaagctTCATCCACAAACCAGATTCAAGAGTCTACACCGATTTCTCGCAGTCTTTAATATCACAAAACTACAGATTTCTGACCTTGAATTTCACAAGCCAGAAGCCGATTCTGATCGTTACACCAAGAACTGATACTGAAATCCAGAGATCATTACTCTGTAGCAGGAAACTTGGGGTGAAAGTAAGAACCAAAAGCGGTGGTCATGACTATGAAGGCCTTTCTTATCTCTCATTACACTCGCCTTTCATCATACTCGATCTCGTTAATGTTCGATCGATCGAGATCAACCTGGCAGATGAAACAGCTTGGGTTGGAGCCGGTGCCACTATCGGTGAGCTTTACTATAAAATTGCCAAATCAAGTAAGATCCATGGCTTCCCTGCAGGAACATGCCCTAGTGTTGGAGTTGGAGGTCATTTTAGCGGAGGAGGGTTTGGTGCAATGATGAGGAAACATGGTTTAGCTGCAGATAACGTTGTGGACGCGCGTTTTGTAGACGCAAATGGGAGGATCTACAACAGTAGGAGAGAAATGGGAGAAGATTTGTTCTGGGCCATTAGAGGAGGTGGAGCAGCTAGCTTTGGTGTTGTACTTTCATGGAAAGTGAAGCTAGTTAGGGTTCCAGAAAAGGTTACGTGCTTCAGAAGGAACCTACCGTTGACACAGAACATGACGAAAATTGTTCATAGATGGCAGCAAATTGCAGCAGAGCTTGACGATAATCTCTTCATCCGAGTCATCGTTTCCATTTCCGGAGGATCAGTTCAAACTACATTCCAAGCAAATTATCTTGGAGGAATCGATAAACTAATTCCTCTGATGAATCAGAAGTTTCCGGAATTAGGGTTAACGTTTCAAGACTGTTCGGAAATGACCTGGATCGATTCAATAATGTACTTCAACTGGAAGAAAGGACAACCACTAGAGACTCTTCTGGATCGAGGACAAAGATACAATGATCTGTATTTCAAAGCCAAATCTGATTTTGTCAAGAACCCTATTCCTGAAATCGGTCTAGAAGGTATATGGACGAGGTTTCACGAGGTCGAATCTCCGATAATGATAATGGAGCCATTAGGTGGTAAAATGTATGAGATTGGTGAAACAGAGACTCCATTCCCACATAGAAGAGGGAATCTATATAATATCCAGTATATGGTTAAATGGAGATTGAAGGACATTGGAGTGATGGAGAAACATGTGACATGGATGAGATTGCTTTATAGGTATATGAGAGTTTATGTCTCTGCATCGCCAAGAGGAGCTTATTTGAATTACCGAGATCTTGATTTAGGTATGAACAGAGGAGTTAATACGAGCTTTGAAGATGCGAAATTATGGGGGTTTAGGTATTTTGGAAGTAATTTCAAGAGATTGGCTATTGTTAAAGGGAAGATTGATCCAACCAATTTCTTCAGGAATGAACAAAGTGTTCCTCCTTTGATTGTCTAA
- a CDS encoding FAD-binding Berberine family protein (FAD-binding Berberine family protein; FUNCTIONS IN: electron carrier activity, oxidoreductase activity, FAD binding, catalytic activity; INVOLVED IN: oxidation reduction; LOCATED IN: endomembrane system; CONTAINS InterPro DOMAIN/s: FAD-binding, type 2 (InterPro:IPR016166), Oxygen oxidoreductase covalent FAD-binding site (InterPro:IPR006093), Berberine/berberine-like (InterPro:IPR012951), FAD linked oxidase, N-terminal (InterPro:IPR006094); BEST Arabidopsis thaliana protein match is: FAD-binding Berberine family protein (TAIR:AT4G20860.1); Has 4918 Blast hits to 4788 proteins in 768 species: Archae - 52; Bacteria - 2097; Metazoa - 4; Fungi - 1714; Plants - 788; Viruses - 0; Other Eukaryotes - 263 (source: NCBI BLink).) — MRTLEAFALSLFLVFLVKWVNSDSSSSPSKDQFLSCMSTHSDSSFINPKSFIHKPDSRVYTDFSQSLISQNYRFLTLNFTSQKPILIVTPRTDTEIQRSLLCSRKLGVKVRTKSGGHDYEGLSYLSLHSPFIILDLVNVRSIEINLADETAWVGAGATIGELYYKIAKSSKIHGFPAGTCPSVGVGGHFSGGGFGAMMRKHGLAADNVVDARFVDANGRIYNSRREMGEDLFWAIRGGGAASFGVVLSWKVKLVRVPEKVTCFRRNLPLTQNMTKIVHRWQQIAAELDDNLFIRVIVSISGGSVQTTFQANYLGGIDKLIPLMNQKFPELGLTFQDCSEMTWIDSIMYFNWKKGQPLETLLDRGQRYNDLYFKAKSDFVKNPIPEIGLEGIWTRFHEVESPIMIMEPLGGKMYEIGETETPFPHRRGNLYNIQYMVKWRLKDIGVMEKHVTWMRLLYRYMRVYVSASPRGAYLNYRDLDLGMNRGVNTSFEDAKLWGFRYFGSNFKRLAIVKGKIDPTNFFRNEQSVPPLIV, encoded by the coding sequence ATGAGAACACTTGAAGCTTTTGCTCTGTCCCtgtttcttgtcttcttaGTAAAATGGGTCAATTCTGACTCTAGTTCTTCTCCTAGTAAAGATCAATTTCTGAGTTGCATGTCGACACATTCTGATTCCAGcttcataaaccctaaaagctTCATCCACAAACCAGATTCAAGAGTCTACACCGATTTCTCGCAGTCTTTAATATCACAAAACTACAGATTTCTGACCTTGAATTTCACAAGCCAGAAGCCGATTCTGATCGTTACACCAAGAACTGATACTGAAATCCAGAGATCATTACTCTGTAGCAGGAAACTTGGGGTGAAAGTAAGAACCAAAAGCGGTGGTCATGACTATGAAGGCCTTTCTTATCTCTCATTACACTCGCCTTTCATCATACTCGATCTCGTTAATGTTCGATCGATCGAGATCAACCTGGCAGATGAAACAGCTTGGGTTGGAGCCGGTGCCACTATCGGTGAGCTTTACTATAAAATTGCCAAATCAAGTAAGATCCATGGCTTCCCTGCAGGAACATGCCCTAGTGTTGGAGTTGGAGGTCATTTTAGCGGAGGAGGGTTTGGTGCAATGATGAGGAAACATGGTTTAGCTGCAGATAACGTTGTGGACGCGCGTTTTGTAGACGCAAATGGGAGGATCTACAACAGTAGGAGAGAAATGGGAGAAGATTTGTTCTGGGCCATTAGAGGAGGTGGAGCAGCTAGCTTTGGTGTTGTACTTTCATGGAAAGTGAAGCTAGTTAGGGTTCCAGAAAAGGTTACGTGCTTCAGAAGGAACCTACCGTTGACACAGAACATGACGAAAATTGTTCATAGATGGCAGCAAATTGCAGCAGAGCTTGACGATAATCTCTTCATCCGAGTCATCGTTTCCATTTCCGGAGGATCAGTTCAAACTACATTCCAAGCAAATTATCTTGGAGGAATCGATAAACTAATTCCTCTGATGAATCAGAAGTTTCCGGAATTAGGGTTAACGTTTCAAGACTGTTCGGAAATGACCTGGATCGATTCAATAATGTACTTCAACTGGAAGAAAGGACAACCACTAGAGACTCTTCTGGATCGAGGACAAAGATACAATGATCTGTATTTCAAAGCCAAATCTGATTTTGTCAAGAACCCTATTCCTGAAATCGGTCTAGAAGGTATATGGACGAGGTTTCACGAGGTCGAATCTCCGATAATGATAATGGAGCCATTAGGTGGTAAAATGTATGAGATTGGTGAAACAGAGACTCCATTCCCACATAGAAGAGGGAATCTATATAATATCCAGTATATGGTTAAATGGAGATTGAAGGACATTGGAGTGATGGAGAAACATGTGACATGGATGAGATTGCTTTATAGGTATATGAGAGTTTATGTCTCTGCATCGCCAAGAGGAGCTTATTTGAATTACCGAGATCTTGATTTAGGTATGAACAGAGGAGTTAATACGAGCTTTGAAGATGCGAAATTATGGGGGTTTAGGTATTTTGGAAGTAATTTCAAGAGATTGGCTATTGTTAAAGGGAAGATTGATCCAACCAATTTCTTCAGGAATGAACAAAGTGTTCCTCCTTTGATTGTCTAA
- the PHT4;6 gene encoding phosphate transporter 4;6 (phosphate transporter 4;6 (PHT4;6); CONTAINS InterPro DOMAIN/s: Major facilitator superfamily (InterPro:IPR020846), Major facilitator superfamily MFS-1 (InterPro:IPR011701), Major facilitator superfamily, general substrate transporter (InterPro:IPR016196); BEST Arabidopsis thaliana protein match is: Major facilitator superfamily protein (TAIR:AT4G00370.1); Has 29415 Blast hits to 29316 proteins in 2189 species: Archae - 421; Bacteria - 24028; Metazoa - 2328; Fungi - 945; Plants - 365; Viruses - 0; Other Eukaryotes - 1328 (source: NCBI BLink).), translated as MKLSNIPQRYVIVFLTFLSTCVCYIERVGFSIAYTVAADAAGINQSSKGTILSTFFVGYACSQVPGGWAAQKIGGRKVLLLSFVLWSSTCFLVPLDPNRVGLLVVARLLVGVAQGFIFPSIHTVLAQWVPPHERSRLVSITTSGMYLGAALGMWLLPALVELRGPESVFLAEALAGVIWSLLWIRYATDPPRSEHPKAAAAGFGGALLPTNVNHHKVTHIPWKKIMLSLPVWAIVVNNFTFHYALYVLMNWLPTYFELGLQISLQGMDSSKMVPYLNMFVFSIVGGFIADYLITKRILSVTRTRKFLNTVGFLIASAALMVLPMFRTENGVILCSSVALGFLALGRAGFAVNHMDIAPRYAGIVMGVSNTAGTLAGIIGVDLTGKLLEASKLVYSDLSHPESWRVVFFIPGLLCIFSSVVFLLFSTGERIFD; from the coding sequence ATGAAGTTATCAAATATTCCGCAACGCTATGTAATAGTCTTCTTAACTTTCCTCAGCACATGTGTGTGTTACATAGAGCGTGTTGGCTTCTCTATTGCATATACCGTTGCTGCTGATGCTGCTGGGATCAATCAATCGAGTAAAGGAACCATACTTTCTACATTCTTTGTTGGCTATGCATGTTCTCAAGTCCCTGGAGGTTGGGCAGCTCAGAAAATTGGGGGAAGGAAAGTTCTTCTTCTGTCGTTTGTTTTATGGTCATCGACGTGTTTCTTGGTTCCACTTGATCCAAACAGAGTCGGGCTTTTGGTTGTTGCCCGTTTACTTGTTGGTGTTGCTCAAGGTTTCATCTTTCCCTCTATCCACACAGTTTTGGCTCAGTGGGTTCCTCCTCATGAAAGGTCTAGATTGGTTTCGATAACGACATCAGGAATGTATTTAGGTGCAGCTTTAGGAATGTGGCTTCTCCCTGCTTTAGTTGAGCTTAGAGGTCCGGAATCAGTTTTCTTAGCAGAGGCATTAGCAGGTGTTATATGGTCATTGCTTTGGATTAGGTACGCTACTGACCCACCTCGATCTGAGCATCCAaaagctgctgctgctggaTTCGGAGGTGCTCTGTTACCGACTAATGTAAACCACCATAAAGTTACTCATATCCCGTGGAAGAAAATCATGCTCAGTTTACCCGTTTGGGCGATTGTGGTTAACAATTTCACATTCCATTACGCTTTATATGTGTTGATGAACTGGCTTCCAACGTATTTCGAGCTTGGACTCCAGATCAGTCTTCAGGGGATGGATTCATCAAAGATGGTGCCATACCTCAACATGTTTGTATTCTCCATTGTTGGTGGGTTCATCGCAGACTATTTGATCACCAAGAGAATACTCTCGGTAACCAGAACCCGCAAGTTCTTGAACACAGTTGGGTTCCTAATTGCTTCAGCGGCATTGATGGTCTTACCCATGTTTAGAACAGAAAATGGTGTGATCTTATGTTCCTCAGTGGCTCTTGGGTTTTTGGCATTAGGAAGAGCCGGTTTTGCGGTGAACCATATGGATATTGCTCCAAGATATGCAGGAATAGTGATGGGAGTTTCAAATACTGCTGGGACATTAGCTGGAATCATTGGTGTTGATTTGACTGGAAAGCTTCTTGAAGCTTCTAAATTGGTTTACTCAGATTTGTCACATCCAGAGAGCTGGAGAGTTGTGTTCTTCATCCCGGGTTTGCTCTGTATCTTTAGCTCTGTTGTGTTTCTGCTGTTTTCTACTGGAGAAAGGATCTTTGattga
- a CDS encoding FAD-binding Berberine family protein has translation MNLVLTILYKYINTFSSLTLKRKKTQNSSIWLLSCIFAARMGNSKPLPTISCIIVSVLYFSFYCITPTSSSASIQDQFINCVKRNTHVSFPLEKTLFTPAKNVSLFNQVLESTAQNLQFLAKSMPKPGFIFRPIHQSQVQASIICSKKLGIHFRVRSGGHDFEALSYVSRIEKPFILLDLSKLKQINVDIESNSAWVQPGATLGELYYRIAEKSKIHGFPAGLCTSVGIGGYMTGGGYGTLMRKYGLAGDNVLDVKMVDANGKLLDRAAMGEDLFWAIRGGGGASFGIVLAWKIKLVPVPKTVTVFTVTKTLEQDARLKTISKWQQISSKIIEEIHIRVVLRAAGNDGNKTVTMTYLGQFLGEKGTLLKVMEKAFPELGLTQKDCTEMSWIEAALFHGGFPTGSPIEILLQLKSPLGKDYFKATSDFVKEPIPVIGLKGIFKRLIEGNTTFLNWTPYGGMMSKIPESAIPFPHRNGTLFKILYYANWLENDKTSSRKINWIKEIYNYMAPYVSSNPRQAYVNYRDLDFGQNKNNAKVNFIEAKIWGPKYFKGNFDRLVKIKTKVDPENFFRHEQSIPPMPY, from the exons ATGAATCTTGTTTTGACAATCCTTTATAAGTATATAAAcacattttcttcattgacgctaaaaagaaaaaaaacacaaaactcaTCCATTTGGCTTCTCTCTTGCATATTCGCTGCAAGGATGGGAAATTCAAAACCACTCCCTACAATTTCTTGTATTATAGTTTCAGTCTTGTATTTTTCATTCTATTGCATAACACCAACTTCTTCATCAGCCTCCATCCAAGATCAATTCATAAACTGTGTCAAAAGAAACACACATGTTTCTTTTCCACTCGAGAAAACGTTATTCACCCCTGCGAAAAACGTCTCTTTGTTCAACCAAGTCCTTGAATCGACGGCTCAAAATCTCCAGTTCTTGGCAAAATCCATGCCTAAACCGGGATTCATATTCAGACCGATTCACCAGTCTCAAGTCCAAGCTTCCATCATTTGTTCAAAGAAACTCGGAATTCATTTTCGTGTTAGAAGTGGCGGTCACGATTTCGAGGCCTTGTCTTATGTTTCACGGATTGAAAAACCGTTTAtattactcgacctgtcaaaattgaaacaaatcaaTGTTGATATTGAATCCAATAGTGCTTGGGTTCAACCTGGTGCTACGCTTGGTGAGCTTTACTACAG AATTGCAGAGAAGAGCAAGATCCATGGATTTCCCGCGGGTTTGTGCACAAGTGTAGGCATAGGTGGGTATATGACAGGCGGTGGATACGGTACCTTGATGAGGAAGTATGGTCTTGCGGGAGATAATGTTCTAGACGTAAAGATGGTTGATGCAAATGGTAAATTACTCGACAGAGCCGCGATGGGTGAGGACCTATTTTGGGCGATTAGAGGAGGCGGTGGAGCGAGTTTCGGGATAGTTCTAGCATGGAAGATCAAGCTTGTTCCTGTTCCTAAGACTGTTACCGTCTTCACTGTCACCAAAACGTTAGAACAAGACGCAAGATTGAAGACTATTTCTAAGTGGCAACAAATTTCATCCAAGATTATTGAAGAGATACACATCCGAGTGGTACTCAGAGCAGCTGGAAATGATGGAAACAAGACTGTGACAATGACCTACCTAGGTCAGTTTCTTGGCGAGAAAGGCACCTTGCTGAAGGTTATGGAGAAGGCTTTTCCAGAACTAGGGTTAACTCAAAAGGATTGTACTGAAATGAGCTGGATTGAAGCCGCCCTTTTCCATGGTGGATTTCCAACAGGTTCTCCTATTGAAATTTTGCTTCAGCTCAAGTCGCCTCTAGGAAAAGATTACTTCAAAGCAACGTCGGATTTCGTTAAAGAACCTATTCCTGTGATAGGGCTCAAAGGAATATTCAAAAGATTGATTGAAGGAAACACAACATTTCTGAACTGGACTCCTTACGGTGGTATGATGTCGAAAATCCCTGAATCTGCGATCCCATTTCCGCATAGAAACGGAACCCTCTTCAAGATTCTCTATTACGCGAACTGGCTAGAGAATGACAAGACATCGAGTAGAAAAATCAACTGGATCAAAGAGATATACAATTACATGGCGCCTTATGTCTCAAGCAATCCAAGACAAGCATATGTGAACTACAGAGATCTAGACTTCGGACAGAACAAGAACAACGCAAAGGTTAACTTCATTGAAGCTAAAATCTGGGGACCTAAGTACTTCAAAGGCAATTTTGACAGATTGGTGAAGATTAAAACCAAGGTTGATCCAGAGAACTTCTTCAGGCACGAGCAGAGTATCCCACCTATGCCCTACTAG